Proteins encoded by one window of Swingsia samuiensis:
- a CDS encoding HAD family hydrolase: MVIFDCDGVLVDGEHLSTAQMAREARKYGWDLSDEEAHAIFSGGELAKIGDMIAEKTGKKLPDDWDMMMQRRIVNMMKTDAETVDGAEDMLNSVLAMGLPVRVGSNSSGAEMEAKFASTGLDQVLEDDRIHSGRDLEMPKPRPDIYLHAAEQENVEPTNCIVLEDSDAGVEAARRAGMACVLLRPLDKEGPEWPGLLRIGHLSEFPKILREILKQQRAHREKK; the protein is encoded by the coding sequence CTGGTAATTTTTGATTGCGATGGCGTTCTTGTAGACGGTGAACATCTTTCAACTGCTCAAATGGCGCGTGAAGCCCGTAAATATGGGTGGGATCTTAGCGATGAAGAAGCACACGCTATTTTCTCAGGCGGCGAGTTAGCCAAAATTGGCGATATGATTGCTGAAAAAACCGGGAAAAAACTTCCTGATGATTGGGACATGATGATGCAACGTCGCATTGTCAACATGATGAAAACAGACGCTGAAACTGTTGATGGCGCGGAAGATATGCTCAATTCCGTGCTCGCTATGGGATTACCTGTCCGCGTAGGCTCCAATTCATCTGGTGCTGAAATGGAAGCAAAATTTGCCAGCACAGGGCTGGATCAAGTTTTAGAAGATGACCGTATCCATTCTGGACGTGACTTAGAAATGCCTAAACCACGCCCAGATATTTACCTTCATGCTGCTGAACAAGAGAATGTTGAGCCAACAAACTGTATCGTTTTAGAGGATTCTGACGCCGGCGTTGAAGCGGCTCGGCGCGCTGGAATGGCATGCGTTCTACTGCGTCCACTCGATAAAGAAGGTCCCGAATGGCCTGGGCTTTTGCGTATTGGCCATTTATCTGAGTTCCCTAAAATTTTACGAGAGATCCTCAAGCAACAACGCGCACACCGCGAAAAAAAATAG
- the wrbA gene encoding NAD(P)H:quinone oxidoreductase encodes MAKVLVLYYSTYGHIETMAAAVAEGARAAGLEVDVKRVPETVPEEIAKANHFKVDQSAPIATPDELVNYDAIIVGAPTRFGRLPAQMAAFWDQTGGLWFKGALIGKVGAVFTSTGVQHGGQETTLYSLMSNLLHHGMVISGLPYSFQGQGRMDEITGGSPYGATTLAGADGSRSVSENELDGAKFLGQRVAELAKKLA; translated from the coding sequence ATGGCAAAAGTTCTCGTACTTTACTACTCAACCTATGGTCATATTGAAACAATGGCAGCTGCTGTTGCAGAAGGTGCACGTGCAGCTGGTCTAGAGGTTGATGTAAAACGTGTTCCAGAAACCGTTCCAGAAGAAATTGCAAAAGCTAATCATTTCAAGGTTGATCAATCCGCTCCAATTGCAACACCTGATGAACTCGTAAACTACGATGCCATCATCGTTGGAGCACCAACACGCTTTGGTCGTCTTCCTGCTCAAATGGCCGCTTTCTGGGATCAAACAGGCGGACTATGGTTCAAAGGCGCACTAATTGGTAAAGTCGGCGCTGTCTTCACATCCACAGGCGTACAACATGGTGGCCAAGAAACCACTCTGTACTCCTTAATGTCTAACTTGCTGCATCATGGCATGGTAATCAGTGGCCTTCCTTACAGCTTCCAAGGTCAAGGCCGTATGGACGAAATTACAGGTGGTTCACCTTATGGTGCAACAACACTTGCTGGTGCTGACGGTTCCCGCAGCGTAAGCGAAAACGAACTTGACGGTGCAAAGTTCCTTGGTCAGCGCGTTGCTGAACTTGCTAAGAAATTAGCTTAA
- a CDS encoding prohibitin family protein, giving the protein MKPPALPSPTRTKLFKKIVVLVVGLFIILLINPFYQIASGYCGIELNFGSVQPIALQPGLHFAIPVYQHIAEVSTQPQTVRSQERAATHDLQDVHTTVSVTFHINPIDAPNFFRDFRTLETLGQRIIEPTVSNDVRAITANYNAEELITKRDLVDNQIKELVIKSLLPYHLNIEAVNIANFEFSPAYNQAIEAKQVAQQQALQAQYTLQQAQISAQEQVVQAKAQADAAIATAQGQAQALLVTSQAQAKANSAISQSLTPALLQQKALDRWNGTMPTYLSAGAALPFISSNTFQGK; this is encoded by the coding sequence ATGAAACCTCCTGCTCTACCCTCTCCTACACGTACAAAGCTTTTCAAAAAAATTGTCGTATTGGTTGTAGGTCTTTTTATAATCTTATTAATCAATCCATTTTATCAAATTGCCTCAGGTTATTGCGGAATCGAACTCAATTTTGGTTCTGTTCAACCCATTGCTCTACAACCGGGGCTACATTTTGCAATTCCTGTTTATCAACATATTGCTGAAGTTTCTACTCAGCCTCAAACTGTCCGCTCTCAAGAGCGTGCCGCAACACATGACCTTCAAGACGTACATACGACTGTCTCTGTTACGTTCCATATTAATCCAATTGACGCTCCTAACTTTTTCCGTGATTTCAGAACCCTCGAAACTCTCGGACAACGCATTATCGAACCAACCGTATCAAACGATGTGCGAGCGATTACTGCAAATTATAATGCTGAAGAATTAATTACAAAAAGAGATTTAGTTGATAATCAGATTAAAGAACTCGTTATTAAATCTCTTTTACCATATCATTTAAATATTGAAGCTGTGAATATAGCAAATTTTGAATTCTCTCCGGCCTATAATCAAGCGATTGAAGCCAAGCAGGTAGCGCAACAACAAGCTCTGCAAGCCCAATACACGCTTCAACAAGCACAAATTTCAGCGCAGGAACAAGTCGTTCAAGCAAAAGCACAAGCAGATGCTGCTATTGCAACTGCTCAAGGACAAGCGCAGGCCCTTTTGGTCACATCCCAAGCGCAAGCCAAAGCTAATAGTGCTATATCTCAATCTTTAACACCCGCGCTTCTTCAACAAAAAGCGCTCGATCGATGGAATGGAACAATGCCAACATATCTAAGTGCTGGTGCTGCATTACCATTCATCAGCAGCAATACTTTCCAAGGTAAATAA